DNA sequence from the Pseudophryne corroboree isolate aPseCor3 chromosome 6, aPseCor3.hap2, whole genome shotgun sequence genome:
ctctcctgtgtgactcctctgatgcatAACAAGCTCTGCCTtacgggaaaaacacttgctacattcagaacacttaaatggtttctctcctgtgtgactcctctgatgtataacaagatctcccTTCTGGGAAAAacccttgctgcattcagaacatttaaatggtttctctcctgtgtgactcctctgatgtttaacaagatctgcctTTTGGGAAAAacgcttgctgcattcagaacatttaaacggtttctctcctgtgtgacgcctctgatgtctaacaagctttGCCTTAAGGGAAAAactcttgctgcattcagaacatttaaatggtttctctcctgtgtgactcctctgatgcataacaagatttgacttctgggaaaaacacttgctacattcagaacatttaaatggtttctctcctgtgtgactcctctgatgcatAACAAGCTCTGCCTTAAGgggaaaacacttgctgcattcaggacatttaaatggtttctctcctgtgtgactcctctgatgcatAATAAGAtttgacttctgggaaaaacacttgctgcattcagaacatttaaatggtttctctcctgtgtgactcctctgatgtctaacaagcgttgccttctgggaaaaacatttgctgcattcagaacatttaattGTTTTTTCTCCTGTGTGAACCATCTGATGTCCAACGAGCTTTTCCTTCAGGGAAAAAtgcttgctacattcagaacatttaaatggtttctctcctgtgtgaactatttgatgtctaacaagatttgccTTCTGGAAAAAccgcttgctgcattcagaacatttaaatggtttatctcctgtgtgactcctctgatggttAACAAGCACtgccttctgggaaaaacacttgctgcattcagaacatttaaatggtttctctcctgtgtgactcctctgatgcatAACAAGAGTTGACTTTCgagtaaaacacttgctgcattcagaacatttataTTTCTCTTCTGTGTGACTCCTCTGGTGTCTAACAAGATTCGACTTCCaagtaaaacacttgctgcattcagagcacAGATACGGTTTCTCTcccgtgtgactcctctgatgtatgagaAGCTGTGAGTTACATATAAAGCTTTTGttacactcagagcacagatgtggtctTTCTCCTGTGTGGATCTTGAGATGTTGGCGAAGATGTGATCTAcatgtaaagcttctgtcacactcagaacacaaatatggtctctctcctgtgtgactcctctgatgtctcaGAAGCTGTGATTTGTGTGTAAATcttctgtcacactcagagcacagatgtggtttctctcctgtgtgactcctatgATGTATATGAAGTTGTGATTTACATGTAAAActtttgtcacactcagagcacagatatggtttctctcctgtgtgactcctctgatgtatgagaAACTCTGATTTATGTGTAAATcttctgtcacactcagagcacaaatatggtttctctcctgtgtgactcatctgatgtctgagaaaatgagatttatatgtaaagcttttgtcacactcagagcacagatatCGTTTCTCTCCTGTGAGACTCATCATGTATTGGAGGAGAAACAAATTAGCTGTTTAATGTTTTTTTCTATCCAGATAATGAGAATAGCTTTTGTGAATCCCCCAGAGGTGTAAGAAGAAATGGCGTCTGTAGTTGGCTTGATCAGAGAACAATGTCCTTTTCCACAATGTCTTCTATTATTCTTAGTGGGAATCCTTCTCAATTGTCCTGAAAGAAAGTAGTGTCAAAGCATTAAAGTTACAGACGGAACCCTACATTAATggtagaaataataggattttaatacctaccggtgaatctttttctcttagtccgtagaggatgctggggacatcattagaaccatggggtatagatgggatccgcaggagacatgggcactttaagactttgaaagggtgtgaactggctcctccctctatgcccctcctccagactccagttataggaactgtgcccagggagacggacatttagaggaaaggatttattgttaaactaaggtgagattcataccaactcacacctcaaccatgccgcagaacatggcattcaacagaacacaggccaatggcatgaacaattgcagcaacaggctgacaataaacgtaacacaacagttGTGTAACCAGAACTATGAACTGCAGATGCAGTACGCACCGCGATGGGCGCCCAGAATTCTCTAcagactaagaaaaggatttaccagtaggtattaaaatcctattttctcatacgtcctagaagatgctagggacaccattagaaccatggggttataccaaagcaatagaacgggcaggagagtgcggacaactctgcagcaccgattgaccgaacttaaggtcttcatcggccaaggtgtcaaacttgcagaattttgcaaaagtgtttgaccccgaccaagtagctgctcggcaaagttgcaatgcagagACCCCCACGGCAGCCGCCCAGTGggtgcccaccttcctagtggaatgggccttcactgattccggtaatggcaatccagccatagaatgggcctgctgaatcgtattacagatccagcgcacaatggtctgcttggaagaaggacacccaaccttgttgggagcatacaggacacacagagcttctgttttcctaatctgagccgttctggcaacataaatcttcaaagctctgaccacatccagagattttaacTCAacgaaggagtcagtagccacaggtaccacgataggttggtttatgtggaaagaggaaaccaccttcggtaaaaattgctgacgtttcctcaattcagctctatcttcatggaagatcaaataagggctcgtgagacaaggccgctaactcagacacctgccttgcagatgccaaggccaacaggatgaccacaggaatttcaactccaccttccgtaaaggttcaaaccaatgtgattgaaggaattgcaacaccacattaagatcccatggtgccactggaggcacaaatggaagttggatgtgtaatatggccttcacgaaagtctgaacttctggaagggaggccaattgtttctgaaagaaaatcgataaggctgaaatctgaaccttggttgagcccaattttaggcccgcatccacacctgcttgtagaaaatggagaaaccgtcctagttgaaactcttccataggaactttcttggattcacaccaagacacattttctccaaatactgtggtaatgtatagacgttaccTCTTTTcttgcctgaataagtgtgggaatgacttcactgggaataccatatgggctaggattttgcgttcaactgccacgccatcaaatgtagccacggtaagtcctggtaCACGCATGGCACCTGTTGTAACAGGTACTCGTGcagaggaagaagccagggatctccgatgagtaagtcctgaag
Encoded proteins:
- the LOC134936097 gene encoding zinc finger protein 268-like: MMSLTGEKRYLCSECDKSFTYKSHFLRHQMSHTGEKPYLCSECDRRFTHKSEFLIHQRSHTGEKPYLCSECDKSFTCKSQLHIHHRSHTGEKPHLCSECDRRFTHKSQLLRHQRSHTGERPYLCSECDRSFTCRSHLRQHLKIHTGERPHLCSECNKSFICNSQLLIHQRSHTGEKPYLCSECSKCFTWKSNLVRHQRSHTEEKYKCSECSKCFTRKSTLVMHQRSHTGEKPFKCSECSKCFSQKAVLVNHQRSHTGDKPFKCSECSKRFFQKANLVRHQIVHTGEKPFKCSECSKHFSLKEKLVGHQMVHTGEKTIKCSECSKCFSQKATLVRHQRSHTGEKPFKCSECSKCFSQKSNLIMHQRSHTGEKPFKCPECSKCFPLKAELVMHQRSHTGEKPFKCSECSKCFSQKSNLVMHQRSHTGEKPFKCSECSKSFSLKAKLVRHQRRHTGEKPFKCSECSKRFSQKADLVKHQRSHTGEKPFKCSECSKGFSQKGDLVIHQRSHTGEKPFKCSECSKCFSRKAELVMHQRSHTGEKPFKCSECSKCFSRKRDLVIHQRSHTGEKPFKCSECGKCFSRKADLVIHQRSHTGEKPFKCSECSKCFSRKAELVIHQRSHTGEKPFKCSECSKCFSRKAELVIHQRSHTGEKPFKCSECNKCFSRKKTLVNHVWSHCEGLNAACVS